DNA sequence from the Thermococcus gammatolerans EJ3 genome:
TATTGAGTAAGTTCCCATCATTAGATCAACAGTCAATGGGGTCTTCCCTTTGTATGTTTCGTTTATATAAATGCTTGCTCCCGGTGGATCAGACTTAATAGTCAAATGCGCGTAGTTTGGAGTCAGAGTAATGTTAAGAGTTTTAGTTTCATTTGGTTGGAGCATGAAAGTCGTGGTGTACTCACCGTGATCTTCCTTCGATACCCTTAGATTGTAGGTTCCAGGCTTAATAGTCAGATGGAGTGGGGTTTTACCTCTATACGTTCCATTGACATAGACTTCTGATCCAGACGGAACTGAGTTTATTATCAAGTGTGATGGAAGAGGCGTTAATGTAATTGCTAAGTTTGTCTCTTCACCGGGATGTATTGTTACATTTGTCACGTAACTTTCATAATTTTTCATCCTGAGGATTACCGTATGGGCTCCGGTTGAGAGTTTATAATGGCTAATTGGTGTTCTACCAATGTATTCATCATTAATGTATACATTCGCCCCTGGAGGTTCTGTTGTAATTTTTAGATATCCGAATTCTGGCGTGAGTACTGCTGTTATCGTCTTCTTCTCACCCGCGGAGATGGCTACCTTTGTTGTATAGTCATAATAGCCATTTTTTGAAAACCTTACCGAATAATTTCCGGGGAGAAGGGACAATGTTAAGGGTGTTGTCCCTTTGTAATCTCCGTTTAAATACACACTTGCTCCTGATGGAGTGGACTTAAAAGTCAATGTGCCAAGAGTTGTTAAGTTCATATCGTCGACAAGATAGAATGTAATCCTTGCAATTGTACTGTCGTCAATGCCCACAAATACTGAATCTAATCTCATGTCAAATCCTTTAAGAGTACTGTTGTAGGCGCGCTCTCCTTCATGAAGTAAGATATGTTCGTTAGTCTTTTCTGCGATATTGTAAACTTCTACCAGTGCTGTAACTTTATCCATATCCATGTCAACATTCAGAAGCGTTATTAAGTACAGACCTGAATTGTTCTTAACTATTAGACGTTTTTCCCCCAACATGGAGCCAGACATTCTCTATTTTTAATTGTTGTAATGTCACCGAGATATTTTTCACGTCTCCCCTGCTTAGGGTCACGTTGACCAAATATTCCCGATATCCATCTTTAACTATTTTCACAAGGTATCTACCGGGATCTAAATTCAAAGTTAGTGGGGTTTTTCCTTTGTAAGTCCCGTTGATATAGACATTTGATTCAGGAGGAGTGGAATAAACATTCAAGGTCGCTCTGAGTCCTGCGCATTGTGTTTCTATATGAGGATTCCATGGAGTTGGGTAAACATAGATGTTTTCCGTTACCTTAATCGATGGTTGTGAAATTGTTGCTTCACTTGTGCCTATTGTAATCCCGAGGAACGCTGTCTCAACGTTAGACGCTTTACAAACTTCACACCCCGGTACTCCGCCACTGGACGGAAGCTTGAGAACCCAAACGTCTTTGCCACCAGCGCCGAAGCTATCAGTGTAGCCTGCCACTATTACGTCCCCGTTATCTGCAACGGCAACTGCATAAGCCTCCTCCTCGTCACTCCCGCCGTATGTTTTTTGCCATTTAACATTACCATTCTCATCAAGACTGAGGATCCAAACGTCATCATAAGCGCCGAAGCTTTCAGTGTAGCCTGCTACAATAATGTCTCCGTTTGGTACGAGAGCAACAGCGTTACTGCCAACGTTTTTTGCCCAGATCACGTTTCCGTTTGCATCAAGTCGCACTGTGAAGGAGCCTGTGATGATGATGTCTCCGTTTGGCGCGAGAGCAACCGCGTGAGCCTCATCCCGACCGCTCCCGCCGTAGGTTTTTTGCCATTTCACGTTCCCATTCTCGTCCAAGCGAAGAACCCAAAAGTCATAATAGCCAGCGCCGAAGCTATCAGTGTAGCCTGCCACTATTACGTCCCCGTTATCTGCAACGGCAACCGCGAAAGCCTTCTCCCAATAGCTCCCGCCGTAAGTCTTCTGCCACTTCACGTTTCCCTGGCCATCAAGCCTGAGAACCCAAACGTCTTTCCAGTCAGCGCCGAAGCTTTCCGTATAACCTGCGACAATAACGTCCCCGTTCTCTGCAACGGCAACCGCATTAGCCACATCATTGGAGCCTCCGCCGTAGGTCTTCTGCCATTTCACGTTCCCATTAGCATCAAGCCTGAGAACCCAAACGTCACTTTTTCCAGCGCCGAAGCTGGAAGTTCCTCCAGCCACTATGATATCCCCGTTGTCAGCTATTGCAACCGCGTTACCATAATCATCTTTATTCCCTCCGTAAGTTTTTGCCCATTCTACTTCTCCTTCTGGCGAAAACTTCATGACGAGGACATCTTTACCTCCAGCTCCGGTTGAATCTGTGGAACCCACAGCGATAATGCTTCCATCCGGCAGAACCTTAACGTCATTGATAACCTCATCACCGCTACCGCCATAGCTCTTAACC
Encoded proteins:
- a CDS encoding PEGA domain-containing protein, with the protein product MRKLPVALILLIAVALLGVSAPGIEADGSQVYWVKSYGGSGDEVINDVKVLPDGSIIAVGSTDSTGAGGKDVLVMKFSPEGEVEWAKTYGGNKDDYGNAVAIADNGDIIVAGGTSSFGAGKSDVWVLRLDANGNVKWQKTYGGGSNDVANAVAVAENGDVIVAGYTESFGADWKDVWVLRLDGQGNVKWQKTYGGSYWEKAFAVAVADNGDVIVAGYTDSFGAGYYDFWVLRLDENGNVKWQKTYGGSGRDEAHAVALAPNGDIIITGSFTVRLDANGNVIWAKNVGSNAVALVPNGDIIVAGYTESFGAYDDVWILSLDENGNVKWQKTYGGSDEEEAYAVAVADNGDVIVAGYTDSFGAGGKDVWVLKLPSSGGVPGCEVCKASNVETAFLGITIGTSEATISQPSIKVTENIYVYPTPWNPHIETQCAGLRATLNVYSTPPESNVYINGTYKGKTPLTLNLDPGRYLVKIVKDGYREYLVNVTLSRGDVKNISVTLQQLKIENVWLHVGGKTSNS